The proteins below come from a single Leifsonia sp. 1010 genomic window:
- the trpS gene encoding tryptophan--tRNA ligase: MTTLPRLYSGMQPSADSLHLGNYIGALLQWKELQSTHDAFFSVVDLHAITVAQDPAELREKTRRTAAQYIAAGIDPSASTLYVQSHVPAHAQLAWVLNTITGFGEASRMTQFKDKSQKQGADATSVGLFAYPVLMAADILLYDTEIVPVGDDQRQHVELTRDLAERFNSRFGQTFVVPQAMILKDSARIYDLQNPESKMSKSAESGAGIIWMLDEPDVTRKKIMRAVTDTDGVVSFDREGKPGISNLLSIFSALSGRSIESVELEYEGKGYGDFKKGLVEVVVEEFAPVRQRALDLLADPAELDRILAVNAERASEVAEGTLEKAYERIGFLRRAR; encoded by the coding sequence ATGACGACACTCCCCCGCCTCTACTCCGGCATGCAGCCATCGGCCGACTCGCTGCACCTCGGCAACTACATCGGCGCCCTCCTGCAGTGGAAGGAGCTGCAGAGCACGCACGACGCGTTCTTCTCCGTCGTCGACCTGCACGCCATCACGGTGGCGCAGGATCCCGCCGAACTGCGCGAGAAGACGCGCCGAACGGCGGCGCAGTACATCGCCGCCGGGATCGACCCGTCCGCCTCCACCCTCTACGTGCAGTCCCACGTGCCCGCGCACGCGCAGCTGGCCTGGGTGCTGAACACGATCACCGGCTTCGGCGAGGCGTCGCGGATGACGCAGTTCAAGGACAAGTCGCAGAAGCAGGGCGCCGACGCGACCTCGGTCGGGCTCTTCGCGTACCCGGTGCTGATGGCTGCGGACATCCTGCTCTACGACACCGAGATCGTGCCTGTGGGCGACGACCAGCGCCAGCATGTCGAGCTGACGCGCGACCTGGCCGAGCGCTTCAACAGCCGCTTCGGCCAGACGTTCGTCGTGCCGCAGGCGATGATCCTGAAGGACAGCGCACGCATCTACGACCTCCAGAACCCGGAGTCGAAGATGTCGAAGTCCGCCGAGTCGGGCGCCGGCATCATCTGGATGCTCGACGAGCCGGATGTGACCCGCAAGAAGATCATGCGCGCGGTCACCGACACCGACGGCGTCGTCTCGTTCGACCGCGAGGGCAAGCCGGGCATCTCCAACCTGCTCTCGATCTTCTCCGCGCTCAGCGGCCGATCGATCGAGTCCGTCGAGCTGGAGTACGAGGGCAAGGGCTACGGCGACTTCAAGAAGGGCCTCGTGGAGGTGGTGGTCGAGGAGTTCGCTCCCGTCCGCCAGCGCGCGCTCGACCTGCTCGCCGACCCCGCCGAGCTCGACCGCATCCTCGCGGTCAACGCCGAGCGCGCGAGCGAGGTCGCGGAGGGCACCCTCGAGAAGGCGTACGAGCGCATCGGCTTCCTCCGGCGAGCCCGCTGA
- a CDS encoding exodeoxyribonuclease III: protein MPSSRLRIATINANGIRAAFRKGMGAWLDGRDVDVLAIQEVRASSEDLQELLGDEWDIVHDPATAKGRAGVAIASRHRASIHRVELGPSEFDSAGRWLEADYEVGGTVITVVSAYVHSGEAGTEKQTEKYRFLDAMEARLPELQKHNELAVVMGDLNVGHRTLDIRNWKGNVRRAGFLPEEREYFDRILGAEGDPAYNAGAGLGWVDIVRKHAGEVEGPYTWWSWRGKAFDNDTGWRIDYQLATPALAERVTGWSVDRAAAYDERWSDHTPVVVDYAL, encoded by the coding sequence ATGCCCTCGAGTCGCTTGCGCATCGCCACGATCAACGCCAACGGCATCCGCGCCGCCTTCCGCAAGGGCATGGGCGCCTGGCTCGATGGGCGCGACGTCGACGTCCTCGCCATCCAGGAGGTCCGGGCCTCGTCCGAAGACCTCCAGGAGCTCCTCGGCGACGAGTGGGACATCGTCCACGACCCCGCCACCGCCAAGGGCCGCGCGGGCGTCGCGATCGCGAGCAGGCACCGCGCATCCATCCACCGGGTAGAGCTCGGCCCCAGCGAATTCGACAGCGCGGGCCGGTGGCTGGAGGCCGACTACGAGGTCGGCGGCACGGTGATCACCGTGGTCAGCGCCTATGTCCACTCGGGCGAGGCGGGCACAGAGAAGCAGACCGAGAAGTACCGCTTCCTCGACGCGATGGAGGCGCGGCTCCCCGAGCTGCAGAAGCACAACGAGCTCGCGGTCGTGATGGGCGACCTCAACGTCGGTCACCGCACGCTCGACATCCGCAACTGGAAGGGCAACGTCAGGCGCGCCGGCTTCCTGCCGGAGGAGCGCGAGTACTTCGACCGCATCCTCGGCGCCGAAGGAGACCCGGCGTACAACGCCGGCGCCGGTCTCGGCTGGGTCGACATCGTCCGCAAGCACGCGGGCGAGGTCGAGGGGCCCTACACATGGTGGTCGTGGCGCGGCAAGGCGTTCGACAACGACACCGGATGGCGCATCGACTACCAGCTGGCGACCCCCGCACTCGCGGAGCGGGTCACGGGCTGGTCGGTCGACCGTGCGGCCGCCTACGACGAGCGATGGTCGGACCACACGCCTGTGGTCGTCGACTACGCGCTCTGA
- a CDS encoding YihY/virulence factor BrkB family protein: MAKKSRGEPSPPEPDLQRAAGNVEPEADESLRERLVERADPLVRRFERPVARVSVWAKWVKALRPYRVYINYSYSDGNLRAAGMGYQSLFAVFAAVWVGFSVASYWLAGNEAVFDALVALINRTVPGLIETSATVGVIPQEQLRNASSFGWTGVIAAIGLIWTAIGWLYYTRQAVRAVFRLSRDTTSYVLQKVRDLGLALIFGVLFVLSALLTIISTQALTLLLDLAGLSADSFWTNAVARFSGLVVSVALNIVTLGAMFRVMSRVAIPWRNLFFGALLGALVLAGLSALGGLLLRGAYKNPLLATFAVFIGLLLWFNLISRVILLSASWIAIGMFDSGLSPRAVTPEEAAAERAAAEHEARVLVARSELAQAQDDLATARWFSRLPAQRRVARAEQRLNDLLDGQPVG, from the coding sequence GTGGCCAAGAAGTCCCGAGGCGAGCCGTCTCCACCGGAGCCGGACCTCCAGCGCGCCGCGGGCAACGTGGAGCCGGAGGCCGACGAGTCGCTGCGAGAGCGCCTGGTGGAGCGTGCCGACCCCCTGGTGCGCCGGTTCGAGCGGCCCGTGGCGCGCGTCTCCGTCTGGGCGAAGTGGGTCAAGGCTTTGCGCCCGTACCGCGTGTACATCAACTACTCGTATTCGGATGGCAATCTGCGCGCCGCCGGGATGGGCTACCAGTCGCTGTTCGCCGTGTTCGCCGCCGTGTGGGTGGGGTTCTCCGTCGCGAGCTACTGGCTCGCCGGCAACGAGGCGGTGTTCGACGCGCTCGTGGCCCTGATCAACCGGACGGTTCCCGGGCTGATCGAGACGAGCGCAACGGTCGGGGTCATCCCGCAGGAGCAGCTGCGCAACGCCTCCTCCTTCGGCTGGACGGGCGTGATCGCCGCCATCGGCCTGATCTGGACCGCGATCGGCTGGCTCTACTACACGCGACAGGCGGTCCGGGCGGTGTTCCGTCTCAGCCGCGACACCACGAGTTACGTGCTCCAGAAGGTGCGCGACCTGGGGCTGGCGCTCATCTTCGGCGTGCTGTTCGTGCTGTCGGCGCTGCTCACCATCATCAGCACCCAGGCCCTGACGCTCCTTCTCGACCTCGCCGGGCTGTCGGCCGACTCCTTCTGGACCAACGCCGTCGCGCGGTTCTCGGGCCTGGTGGTGTCGGTCGCGCTCAACATCGTGACCCTCGGCGCGATGTTCCGCGTCATGTCCCGGGTGGCGATCCCCTGGCGCAATCTCTTCTTCGGCGCGCTGCTGGGCGCACTCGTGCTCGCCGGCTTGAGCGCCCTGGGCGGTCTGCTGCTCCGCGGCGCGTACAAGAACCCGCTGCTGGCGACCTTCGCCGTCTTCATCGGTCTCCTGCTGTGGTTCAACCTCATCTCGCGCGTCATCCTGCTGTCGGCGTCGTGGATCGCGATCGGGATGTTCGACAGCGGTCTCTCGCCGCGCGCCGTCACGCCGGAGGAGGCGGCCGCGGAGCGTGCGGCGGCCGAGCACGAGGCGCGCGTGCTCGTCGCCCGCTCGGAGCTGGCGCAGGCGCAGGACGATCTAGCGACGGCGCGCTGGTTCTCCCGGCTTCCCGCGCAGCGTCGCGTCGCCCGCGCGGAGCAGCGGCTGAACGACCTCCTCGACGGACAACCGGTCGGCTGA
- a CDS encoding DUF4190 domain-containing protein, which translates to MSTVDQHRQQAQQPPRPVHPPHPPYTYGAAPAGTNVLAVVSLVTAFVFPIAAVICGHIAFGQIKRTGENGRGLALAGVIVGYCFLALGLLIGLLYAVVIAIGIAASVADPSLAT; encoded by the coding sequence ATGAGCACTGTCGATCAGCACCGACAGCAGGCCCAGCAGCCGCCGCGGCCGGTTCACCCGCCACATCCGCCGTACACCTATGGCGCCGCACCGGCGGGGACCAACGTCCTGGCGGTCGTCTCGCTCGTCACGGCATTCGTGTTTCCTATCGCCGCTGTGATCTGCGGGCACATCGCTTTCGGCCAGATCAAACGCACCGGCGAGAACGGCCGCGGACTCGCACTGGCCGGCGTGATCGTCGGCTACTGCTTCCTCGCGCTGGGCCTCCTCATTGGTCTCCTGTATGCGGTGGTCATCGCTATCGGCATCGCTGCGAGCGTGGCCGACCCCTCCTTGGCCACCTGA
- a CDS encoding succinate dehydrogenase iron-sulfur subunit, with protein sequence MSNAVLETPPAPEAPVESFTVTLIIRRFDPDVDTEPRWQDFDVELYPTDRILDALHKIKWEQDGSLTFRRSCAHGICGSDAMRINGRNRLACKTLIKDLDISKPIYVEAIKGLPLEKDLIVDMEPFFESYREVQPFLVANSKPEKGKERVQSVADRARFDDTTKCILCAACTSSCPVFWTDGQYFGPAAIVNAHRFIFDSRDDNSQVRLDILNDKEGVWRCRTTFNCTDACPRGIQVTQAIAEVKQAIMRGRP encoded by the coding sequence ATGTCGAACGCCGTGCTCGAGACTCCCCCGGCCCCCGAGGCCCCGGTCGAGTCGTTCACCGTCACGCTCATCATCCGCCGCTTCGACCCGGACGTGGACACGGAACCGCGCTGGCAGGACTTCGACGTCGAGCTGTACCCGACCGACCGCATCCTCGACGCCCTCCACAAGATCAAGTGGGAGCAGGACGGCTCGCTGACCTTCCGCCGCTCGTGCGCGCACGGCATCTGCGGATCGGACGCCATGCGCATCAACGGCCGCAACCGCCTCGCCTGCAAGACGCTGATTAAGGACCTCGACATCTCGAAGCCGATCTACGTCGAGGCGATCAAGGGCCTGCCGCTCGAGAAGGACCTCATCGTCGACATGGAGCCCTTCTTCGAGTCGTACCGCGAGGTGCAGCCGTTCCTCGTCGCGAACTCCAAGCCGGAGAAGGGCAAGGAGCGCGTCCAGTCGGTGGCCGACCGCGCTCGCTTCGACGACACCACGAAGTGCATCCTCTGCGCCGCGTGCACGTCGTCCTGCCCGGTGTTCTGGACCGACGGCCAGTACTTCGGCCCGGCCGCCATCGTCAACGCGCACCGCTTCATCTTCGACTCGCGCGACGACAACTCGCAGGTGCGCCTCGACATCCTCAACGACAAGGAGGGCGTGTGGCGCTGCCGCACGACCTTCAACTGCACCGACGCCTGCCCGCGCGGCATCCAGGTCACGCAGGCGATCGCCGAGGTGAAGCAGGCGATCATGCGCGGCCGTCCGTAG
- the sdhA gene encoding succinate dehydrogenase flavoprotein subunit — translation MTTEATESTVIDGVHYHEFDIVIVGAGGAGMRAAIEAGPHARTAVISKLYPTRSHTGAAQGGMAAALANVEEDSWEWHTFDTVKGGDYLVDQDAAEILAKEAIDAVIDLENMGLPFNRTPEGKIDQRRFGGHTRDHGKAPVRRACYAADRTGHMILQTLFQNCVKLGINFFNEFYVLDVIMNEVDGVPQPAGVVAYELSTGELHVFHSKAIIFATGGFGKIYKTTSNAHTLTGDGVGIIWRKGLPLEDMEFFQFHPTGLAGLGILLTEGARGEGAILRNASGERFMERYAPTIKDLAPRDIVARCMVQEVAEGRGAGPHKDYVLLDCTHLGAEVLETKLPDITEFARTYLGVDPVVEPVPVMPTAHYAMGGIPTNTAAEVLRDNTTVVPGLYAAGECACVSVHGSNRLGTNSLLDINVFGKRAGNNAVEYVKTAEAVPLPEDPAGAVRRMIDELRTSTGTERIAAIRKELQDEMDRNAQVFRTDESLAQVTQTIHELRDRYRNVQVQDKGKRYNTDLLEAVELGFLLDLAEVVVYSARNRKESRGGHMRDDFPKRDDENYMKHTMAYLTGDPHSSDAADHITLDWKPVVVTRYQPMERKY, via the coding sequence GTGACAACAGAAGCTACTGAATCCACCGTCATCGACGGCGTCCACTACCACGAGTTCGACATCGTCATCGTCGGCGCCGGCGGCGCCGGGATGCGCGCGGCGATCGAGGCGGGGCCCCACGCCCGCACCGCCGTGATCTCGAAGCTCTACCCGACGCGCTCCCACACGGGTGCGGCGCAGGGCGGCATGGCCGCAGCCCTGGCGAACGTCGAGGAGGACAGCTGGGAGTGGCACACCTTCGACACCGTCAAGGGCGGCGACTACCTCGTCGACCAGGACGCGGCGGAGATCCTCGCCAAGGAGGCCATCGACGCGGTCATCGACCTCGAGAACATGGGCCTGCCGTTCAACCGGACCCCCGAGGGCAAGATCGACCAGCGCCGCTTCGGCGGCCACACCCGCGATCACGGCAAGGCTCCGGTCCGCCGGGCGTGCTACGCCGCCGACCGCACCGGGCACATGATCCTGCAGACGCTGTTCCAGAACTGCGTCAAGCTCGGCATCAACTTCTTCAACGAGTTCTACGTGCTCGACGTGATCATGAACGAGGTCGACGGGGTGCCCCAGCCGGCCGGCGTCGTCGCCTACGAGCTGTCGACCGGTGAGCTGCACGTCTTCCACTCGAAGGCGATCATCTTCGCCACCGGCGGCTTCGGCAAGATCTACAAGACCACCTCCAACGCCCACACCCTCACCGGCGACGGCGTCGGCATCATCTGGCGCAAGGGCCTGCCGCTGGAGGACATGGAGTTCTTCCAGTTCCACCCGACCGGCCTCGCCGGCCTCGGCATCCTCCTCACCGAGGGCGCCCGAGGCGAGGGCGCCATCCTCCGCAACGCCTCCGGCGAGCGGTTCATGGAGCGCTACGCCCCCACGATCAAGGACCTCGCGCCGCGCGACATCGTCGCCCGCTGCATGGTCCAGGAGGTCGCTGAGGGACGCGGCGCCGGTCCGCACAAGGACTACGTGCTGCTCGACTGCACGCACCTGGGCGCCGAGGTGCTGGAGACGAAGCTCCCCGACATCACCGAGTTCGCCCGCACCTACCTCGGCGTCGACCCGGTGGTCGAGCCCGTTCCCGTGATGCCGACCGCGCACTACGCCATGGGCGGCATCCCGACGAACACCGCCGCCGAGGTGCTGCGCGACAACACCACCGTCGTCCCGGGCCTCTACGCCGCAGGCGAGTGCGCCTGCGTGTCCGTGCACGGCTCGAACCGTCTGGGCACCAACTCGCTGCTCGACATCAACGTCTTCGGCAAGCGAGCGGGCAACAACGCGGTGGAGTACGTCAAGACCGCCGAGGCCGTCCCGCTGCCGGAGGACCCGGCCGGCGCCGTCCGCCGCATGATCGACGAACTGCGTACTTCGACCGGCACGGAGCGCATCGCCGCCATCCGCAAGGAGCTGCAGGACGAGATGGACCGGAACGCCCAGGTGTTCCGCACCGACGAGTCGCTCGCCCAGGTCACGCAGACCATCCATGAGCTGCGCGACCGCTACCGCAACGTACAGGTGCAGGACAAGGGCAAGCGCTACAACACCGACCTGCTGGAGGCCGTCGAGCTCGGCTTCCTGCTCGACCTCGCCGAGGTCGTCGTCTACTCCGCGCGCAACCGCAAGGAGTCGCGTGGAGGCCACATGCGCGACGACTTCCCGAAGCGCGACGACGAGAACTACATGAAGCACACCATGGCCTATCTCACCGGCGACCCGCACTCGTCGGACGCCGCAGACCACATCACGCTCGACTGGAAGCCCGTCGTGGTGACCCGCTACCAGCCGATGGAGAGGAAGTACTGA
- a CDS encoding succinate dehydrogenase hydrophobic membrane anchor subunit — protein sequence MTTIEAPRTPAARSSRGKNWEKWGWIYMRFSGVLLVILIFGHLLINLVLGDGVKQIDFAFVAGKYATLFWQVWDLLMLWLAMIHGGNGMRTLVNDYAYNRVVNRILKWAVLAAVVVLIVLGTLVIFTFDPCPAGAAAADLPSFCPAR from the coding sequence GTGACGACCATCGAGGCGCCGCGCACCCCCGCAGCCCGATCCTCCCGCGGCAAGAATTGGGAGAAGTGGGGCTGGATCTACATGCGGTTCTCGGGCGTCCTGCTCGTGATCCTCATCTTCGGCCACCTGCTGATCAACCTCGTCCTCGGCGACGGCGTCAAGCAGATCGACTTCGCCTTCGTCGCCGGCAAGTACGCGACGCTCTTCTGGCAGGTCTGGGACCTCCTGATGCTGTGGCTCGCCATGATCCACGGCGGCAACGGGATGCGGACGCTCGTCAACGACTACGCGTACAACCGGGTCGTGAACCGCATCCTGAAGTGGGCCGTCCTCGCCGCGGTCGTCGTGCTGATCGTGCTCGGAACGCTCGTGATCTTCACGTTCGACCCGTGCCCGGCCGGCGCCGCTGCCGCCGACCTGCCGTCCTTCTGCCCGGCTCGCTGA
- the sdhC gene encoding succinate dehydrogenase, cytochrome b556 subunit, with amino-acid sequence MWSWVLHRITGVAIFFFLLVHILDTSLIRVSPEAYNAVIGTYKNPIMGLGEIALVAAIVFHAFNGIRIILIDFWSKGVKYQKVMFWIVIALWVILMAGFVPVQLVHIFSEVN; translated from the coding sequence ATGTGGTCGTGGGTCCTCCACCGCATCACCGGCGTCGCCATCTTCTTCTTCCTTCTCGTCCACATCCTGGACACGTCGCTCATCCGCGTGAGCCCCGAGGCCTATAACGCGGTGATCGGCACCTACAAGAACCCGATCATGGGACTCGGCGAGATCGCCCTCGTCGCGGCCATCGTGTTCCACGCCTTCAACGGCATCCGCATCATCCTGATCGACTTCTGGAGCAAGGGCGTCAAGTACCAGAAGGTCATGTTCTGGATCGTCATCGCGCTCTGGGTGATCCTGATGGCCGGCTTCGTGCCCGTCCAGCTCGTCCACATCTTCTCGGAGGTGAACTGA
- a CDS encoding mannose-1-phosphate guanylyltransferase: MTQKRRITQGPPIERFYSVIPAGGIGSRLWPLSRADAPKFLHDLTGSGQTLLRDTWDRLAPLSGEQRIMVVTGRAHRAAVEQQLPSLTDPNVVLESEPRDSTAAIGLAAAILERREPGVIIGSFAADHVINNLPLFQSAVREAAASARAGYITTIGIQPTEPAVGFGYIHYGERLEIAGAPSALAVDSFKEKPDLQTAERYLANGSYLWNASMFISRADKLLEEIGRNKPKLLAGLLELAEAWDDPATRGPAVDRIWPELEKIAIDYTVAEPAAAAGRLAVIPGYFDWDDVGDFASLAKLNSGGRKSDLAILGENARVLSDSSSGIVVSQSKRVISLIGVKDIVVVDTPDALLVTTSENAQRVKSVVDALKITGSTDVL, translated from the coding sequence ATGACTCAGAAGCGCAGGATCACACAGGGCCCGCCCATCGAGCGCTTCTACAGCGTGATCCCGGCCGGCGGCATCGGTTCGCGGCTGTGGCCCCTGTCACGCGCCGACGCCCCGAAGTTCCTGCACGATCTGACCGGCTCGGGCCAGACGCTCCTGCGCGACACCTGGGACCGCCTCGCTCCTCTCTCGGGCGAACAGCGCATCATGGTCGTCACCGGCCGCGCCCACCGCGCCGCCGTCGAGCAGCAGCTGCCGTCGCTCACCGACCCGAACGTCGTGCTGGAGTCCGAGCCGCGCGACTCCACCGCGGCCATCGGCCTCGCCGCCGCCATCCTGGAGCGCCGGGAGCCCGGCGTGATCATCGGCTCGTTCGCCGCGGACCACGTGATCAACAACCTGCCGCTCTTCCAGTCGGCGGTGCGCGAGGCGGCCGCCTCTGCGCGCGCGGGCTACATCACGACCATCGGCATCCAGCCGACGGAGCCCGCCGTCGGGTTCGGCTACATCCACTACGGCGAGCGCCTCGAGATCGCCGGCGCCCCGAGCGCGCTGGCGGTCGACTCCTTCAAGGAGAAGCCCGACCTGCAGACCGCCGAGCGCTACCTGGCGAACGGCTCGTACCTGTGGAACGCGAGCATGTTCATCTCGCGCGCCGACAAGCTCCTGGAGGAGATCGGCCGCAACAAGCCGAAGCTGCTCGCCGGGCTCCTGGAGCTGGCGGAGGCCTGGGACGACCCCGCGACCCGCGGCCCGGCCGTCGACCGGATCTGGCCCGAGCTCGAGAAGATCGCCATCGACTACACGGTCGCGGAGCCCGCGGCCGCCGCAGGCAGACTTGCCGTCATCCCCGGCTACTTCGACTGGGACGACGTGGGCGACTTCGCCTCGCTCGCGAAGCTCAACTCCGGGGGCCGCAAGTCGGACCTCGCCATCCTCGGCGAGAACGCCCGGGTGCTCTCCGATTCGTCGAGCGGAATCGTCGTGAGTCAGAGCAAGCGGGTGATCAGCCTGATCGGCGTCAAGGACATCGTCGTCGTCGACACCCCGGACGCACTGCTCGTCACCACCAGCGAGAACGCCCAGCGGGTGAAGTCGGTGGTGGACGCGCTGAAGATCACCGGTTCCACCGACGTGCTCTAG
- a CDS encoding glycosyltransferase family 1 protein has product MRVAVVSESFLPTVNGVTTSVLRVLDHLAAEGHDAIVICPDAGAPADYNGFRIHQVPSVAYRQFPVGLPSPQVQRILAGFGPDVLHAASPFFLGAQAIAAANRMGVPSVAIYQTDVAGFARRNGLGVTSAIAWKYVRWVHEGADLTLAPSAASEYDLRTAGVTRVARWGRGVDLVRYHPNKRRTPAAVALRERLSPDGETVVGYVGRIAPEKQVERLRALRGIGGVSLAIVGDGPSRDAVARELRGIPVTWLGRLGGEDLAAAYAAFDVFAHTGSEETFGQTVQEAHASGLPVVAPRAGGPIDLVEHGVDGLLFRPSDDRALRAAVSMLVHDGALRRRMGEAGRRAVLGRRWDVVCGELTRHYERVILDAVAAVDVTRVQRPEGSRAYS; this is encoded by the coding sequence ATGCGGGTCGCAGTGGTCAGCGAGAGCTTCCTCCCCACCGTCAACGGGGTCACGACGAGTGTGCTGCGGGTCCTCGACCATCTGGCGGCCGAGGGGCACGACGCGATCGTCATCTGTCCGGATGCGGGGGCTCCGGCGGACTACAACGGGTTCCGCATCCACCAGGTGCCGTCGGTCGCGTACCGCCAGTTCCCGGTCGGGCTGCCGAGCCCCCAGGTTCAGCGCATCCTCGCCGGCTTCGGCCCCGACGTGCTGCACGCCGCCTCTCCGTTCTTCCTGGGGGCCCAGGCGATCGCGGCGGCCAACCGGATGGGCGTCCCCTCTGTCGCGATCTACCAGACGGACGTCGCCGGTTTCGCCCGCCGCAACGGGCTGGGCGTCACCTCGGCCATCGCCTGGAAGTACGTCCGCTGGGTGCACGAGGGCGCCGACCTCACGCTGGCGCCGTCGGCGGCGAGCGAGTACGACCTCCGCACGGCCGGCGTCACCCGGGTCGCCCGCTGGGGACGCGGTGTCGACCTCGTGCGGTACCACCCCAATAAGAGGAGGACGCCGGCGGCGGTCGCCCTGCGCGAGCGTCTCTCGCCGGACGGCGAGACGGTCGTCGGCTACGTCGGCCGCATCGCTCCAGAGAAGCAGGTGGAACGGCTGCGCGCACTCCGCGGGATCGGCGGAGTGTCGCTCGCGATCGTCGGGGACGGCCCGTCGCGCGACGCCGTTGCCCGCGAGCTCCGCGGCATCCCGGTGACCTGGCTGGGCCGGCTCGGCGGTGAAGACCTCGCTGCCGCCTACGCCGCCTTCGACGTCTTCGCGCACACCGGCTCCGAGGAGACCTTCGGGCAGACGGTGCAGGAGGCTCACGCGTCGGGACTGCCGGTGGTCGCGCCGCGCGCGGGCGGCCCGATCGACCTCGTCGAGCATGGCGTGGACGGGCTGCTGTTCCGCCCATCCGACGACCGCGCCCTCCGCGCCGCCGTCTCGATGCTCGTCCACGACGGCGCCCTGCGCCGCCGCATGGGGGAGGCCGGACGCCGTGCCGTGCTCGGACGCAGGTGGGATGTCGTGTGCGGCGAGCTGACGCGTCACTACGAGCGCGTCATCCTCGACGCCGTCGCCGCCGTGGATGTCACCCGCGTCCAGCGTCCGGAGGGGTCGCGAGCGTACAGTTAG
- a CDS encoding magnesium and cobalt transport protein CorA produces MANQNRRGIPMPFVTRTRRVDPPSPAVAAPPVETHPGRRSMVDSAIYADGVRVASPTSLAETYAALDRTPGGVAWIGLYRPSEQELLSLSEEFNLHPLAIEDAIVAHQRPKLERYDTVLFVVLKAANYLDVPEEVDFGELHLFVGRNFVITVRHSESPDLSHVRQRMEGEPELLALGPQAILYAIIDAVVDAYSPVVAGLANDIDEIETQVFGGDALVSRRIYELSREVIDFQRATHPLSAVMLALERGSAKYGVTQELERRLRDVADHLTQVNERVDGFRYLLRDILTVNSTLVSERQNEEMTRLAHSSNRQGEEVKKISSWAAILFAPSLIAGIYGMNFTHMPELSWPLGYPLAVLAMLGLSGLLYSIFKRRGWL; encoded by the coding sequence ATGGCCAACCAGAACCGACGCGGCATCCCGATGCCCTTCGTGACGCGCACCCGCCGGGTCGACCCTCCCTCTCCGGCCGTGGCCGCGCCGCCCGTCGAGACCCACCCGGGGCGGCGCAGCATGGTCGACAGCGCGATCTACGCCGACGGCGTCCGCGTCGCCTCGCCGACCTCCCTCGCCGAGACCTACGCAGCACTCGACCGCACCCCGGGCGGGGTCGCCTGGATCGGCCTCTACCGGCCGAGCGAGCAGGAGCTGCTCTCGCTGTCCGAGGAGTTCAACCTCCACCCGCTGGCGATCGAGGACGCCATCGTCGCCCACCAGCGCCCCAAGCTGGAGCGCTACGACACCGTCCTCTTCGTCGTGCTCAAGGCCGCGAACTACCTGGACGTGCCGGAGGAGGTCGACTTCGGCGAGCTGCACCTCTTCGTCGGACGCAACTTCGTCATCACGGTCCGCCACAGCGAGTCGCCGGACCTCTCGCACGTCCGGCAGAGGATGGAGGGCGAGCCGGAGCTGCTCGCGCTCGGGCCGCAGGCCATCCTCTACGCGATCATCGACGCGGTGGTGGATGCGTACAGCCCGGTCGTCGCGGGTCTCGCCAACGACATCGACGAGATCGAGACGCAGGTGTTCGGCGGAGACGCCTTGGTCTCCCGCCGCATCTACGAGCTGTCCCGGGAGGTCATCGACTTCCAGCGGGCGACGCATCCCCTCTCGGCGGTCATGCTGGCGCTCGAGCGCGGCTCGGCCAAGTACGGCGTGACGCAGGAGCTCGAGCGCCGGCTGCGCGACGTCGCCGACCACCTCACGCAGGTCAATGAGCGGGTGGACGGGTTCCGCTACCTGCTGCGCGACATCCTGACGGTGAACTCGACTCTCGTCTCCGAGAGACAGAACGAAGAGATGACACGGTTGGCGCACTCCAGCAACCGGCAGGGCGAGGAGGTCAAGAAGATCTCCTCATGGGCGGCCATCCTGTTCGCGCCGTCGCTCATCGCCGGCATCTACGGCATGAACTTCACGCACATGCCGGAGTTGTCCTGGCCGTTGGGGTACCCGCTCGCGGTCCTGGCGATGCTCGGGCTGAGCGGTCTGCTGTACTCCATCTTCAAGCGGCGCGGCTGGCTCTGA